In Crassostrea angulata isolate pt1a10 chromosome 4, ASM2561291v2, whole genome shotgun sequence, one genomic interval encodes:
- the LOC128181253 gene encoding cytochrome P450 26A1-like, whose amino-acid sequence MLEFVLILVVGVLLYKMIKQNSGRDCTENLPPGQMGLPILGESLQFIYKKAKFFDERRNKHGHIYKTHLFGNPTIRISGKKNLEKLFAAENKLLQSAYPTSVKTIIGKNTLATSAGKVHADMKVQILRCFSPEFFEQKFPEISHFLTDRIYDWCRSSQVTIFSELHSTFLELASVSLVSMDMPKSEKTRIQTLYHEITDNLFTLPINLPGFGFHKALKAKEELNNLFRNRIKRDGKTSCEQFPAILETFYKAQNSDFEEDDLVNGIFELIFNAGETISASAICVLCHLSQYPRVVEKLRDELSSVDLLTPPEENNNDVVNLKPEVLNKLSYLDCVYKEILRISPAIGGSYRKVLQTFELEGYTIPKDWTVVLGIRDTHQTETQLSDPSVFYPERWLDDDSSKLSFFTFASGPRRCPGKGYASLVLKLFIVKLCQQCDFTLSEKNPEMVALPTPRPKNNLTGKFISRKV is encoded by the exons atgttagaatttgttttgattttggtcGTTGGTGTACTTTTGTACAAGATGATAAAACAAAACTCAGGTAGAGACTGTACGGAAAACCTACCCCCGGGACAGATGGGACTACCTATATTGGGAGAATCTCTGCAGTTCATTTACAAAAAG GCGAAGTTTTTCGACGAAAGGCGTAATAAGCATGGACATATATACAAAACTCACCTGTTTGGGAACCCCACGATACGTATATCTGGAAAGAAAAATCTGGAGAAACTGTTCGCCGCAGAAAATAAACTTTTGCAGAGTGCTTATCCAACCTCAGTTAAGACAATCATAGGTAAAAATACCTTGGCGACCTCCGCTGGAAAAGTCCATGCGGACATGAAAGTGCAAATATTGAGATGTTTTTCTCCGGAATTCTTTGAGCAAAAATTCCCGGAGATATCCCATTTCTTAACAGATCGCATTTACGACTGGTGTCGCAGTTCCCAAGTTACAATATTTTCCGAACTCCATTCCACGTTTTTGGAACTTGCGTCAGTATCCTTAGTCAGCATGGATATGCCAAAAAGTGAAAAAACGCGGATCCAAACTCTTTATCATGAGATCACGGATAATCTATTCACACTTCCAATAAATCTACCTGGATTCGGTTTCCATAAG gCACTGAAGGCCAAGGAAGAACTGAATAACTTATTCCGGAACAGAATAAAGAGAGACGGAAAGACCTCTTGCGAACAGTTTCCGGCAATTCTGGAGACATTTTACAAAGCCCAGAATTCTGACTTTGAGGAGGATGATCTAGTTAATGGCATATTCGAGCTGATCTTTAACGCAGGAGAGACAATTAGCGCCTCTGCGATCTGTGTCCTTTGTCATCTCTCGCAATATCCACGTGTCGTTGAAAAACTTCGAGACGAGCTGTCGAGCGTTGACCTCCTGACTCCCCCAGAAGAAAACAACAACGATGTTGTTAATCTCAAGCCAGAGGTCCTAAACAAATTGTCTTATCTCGATTGCGTTTATAAGGAGATATTAAGAATTAGTCCTGCCATAGGCGGATCCTACAGAAAAGTTCTTCAGACGTTTGAGTTGGAG GGGTACACGATTCCGAAAGACTGGACTGTAGTGCTAGGGATTCGAGACACCCACCAGACAGAAACACAACTATCTGATCCCTCCGTGTTCTATCCGGAAAGATGGCTGGATGACGACTCTTCAAAACTATCTTTCTTCACCTTCGCAAGCGGGCCCAGAAGATGTCCTGGTAAAGGATACGCCAGCCTCGTTTTGAAACTCTTTATTGTCAAACTTTGCCAGCAATGTGATTTTACATTGTCCGAAAAGAACCCTGAAATGGTTGCCTTGCCAACACCAAGACCAAAAAATAATCTTACGGGGAAATTTATATCCCGTAAAGTATGA